One Stegostoma tigrinum isolate sSteTig4 chromosome 22, sSteTig4.hap1, whole genome shotgun sequence DNA segment encodes these proteins:
- the anapc11 gene encoding anaphase-promoting complex subunit 11, with protein sequence MECDCEQDPEISPLPRAVEPPVMRVKVKRWNAIATWFWVANDENCGICRTAFNGCCPDCKVPGDDCPLVWGQCSHCFHMHCILKWLNSQQVQQHCPMCRQEWKFKE encoded by the exons ATGGAGTGTGATTGCGAACAGGATCCGGAGATTTCTCCCTTGCCCCGGGCTGTCGAACCGCCCGTCATGCGGGTCAAGGTGAAGCGCTGGAACGCCATCGCTACCTGGTTCTGGGTGGCTAACGACGAGAATTGTGGTATTTGCCGCACGGCGTTTAACGGCTGCTGCCCGGACT GTAAAGTTCCAGGAGATGACTGCCCATTGGTGTGGGGTCAGTGCTCTCATTGTTTCCATATGCATTGTATCCTGAAGTGGCTGAACTCCCAACAAGTGCAGCAGCATTGTCCTATGTGTCGACAAGAGTGGAAATTCAAGGAGTGA